In one Arachis duranensis cultivar V14167 chromosome 9, aradu.V14167.gnm2.J7QH, whole genome shotgun sequence genomic region, the following are encoded:
- the LOC107466332 gene encoding uncharacterized protein At4g14450, chloroplastic: MSDPTQNHASAHHQPSRLQRRAPSSLQINRAVDWNVAIPLLSPLTSSPTTQQPDHPKPQDPPQRHHDSPAEKKAAAAAFMKWQHPAAPFFYEPAPGVPSFVPV; encoded by the coding sequence ATGTCAGATCCAACGCAAAACCACGCCTCCGCGCACCACCAGCCCAGCCGCTTGCAGAGGCGCGCTCCGTCGTCACTCCAGATAAACCGCGCCGTCGACTGGAACGTCGCCATCCCTCTCCTCTCACCGCTCACTTCGTCGCCGACCACGCAGCAACCAGATCATCCGAAGCCGCAGGATCCGCCGCAGCGCCACCACGACTCCCCCGCTGAGAAGAAGGCCGCGGCGGCGGCTTTCATGAAGTGGCAGCACCCGGCGGCTCCCTTCTTCTACGAGCCCGCTCCAGGGGTGCCTTCGTTCGTTCCCGTGTAG